In Desulfobulbus oralis, one DNA window encodes the following:
- the modA gene encoding molybdate ABC transporter substrate-binding protein, whose amino-acid sequence MRKAMIGGALAHTLLLLLTLSVMCLPAAAAEMTVSAAASLTNAFTELKGLFEKQQADLTVHTNFAASNPLLKQIQEGAPVDVFASADQATMDKAVAAKVVDPATRRNFALNDLVLIVPKGGKKPVDLADLRNFKKIALGNPESVPAGRYTKSALSTVGLWEALQPQYIQGNSVRQVLDYVARGEVETGFVYRTDALQMADKVDVVMNVAGHDPVSYPIAVATTGKNAAMGQKFVDFVLSAEGQAVLAKYGFSKP is encoded by the coding sequence ATGAGAAAAGCTATGATTGGAGGGGCCCTGGCCCATACCCTGTTGCTCCTCCTGACCCTGAGTGTCATGTGCCTGCCCGCTGCCGCTGCCGAAATGACGGTTTCCGCCGCAGCCAGCCTGACCAATGCCTTCACCGAGCTGAAAGGCCTGTTTGAAAAGCAGCAGGCCGATTTGACGGTGCACACCAACTTTGCTGCTTCCAACCCGCTTTTGAAGCAGATTCAGGAGGGCGCGCCGGTGGATGTCTTTGCCTCCGCCGACCAGGCCACCATGGACAAGGCTGTGGCGGCCAAGGTCGTTGATCCTGCCACCCGCAGGAATTTCGCCCTGAACGATCTGGTGCTGATTGTGCCCAAGGGCGGGAAAAAGCCGGTTGATCTGGCGGATCTCAGGAACTTCAAAAAAATAGCCCTGGGCAATCCGGAGTCCGTGCCCGCCGGCCGTTATACCAAATCCGCCCTGAGCACCGTGGGACTGTGGGAGGCCTTGCAGCCGCAGTATATTCAGGGCAACAGCGTGCGTCAGGTGCTGGACTATGTGGCCCGCGGCGAGGTCGAGACCGGTTTCGTGTACCGCACCGATGCCCTGCAGATGGCCGACAAGGTGGATGTGGTCATGAATGTTGCAGGCCATGACCCGGTCAGCTATCCGATTGCAGTGGCCACTACCGGCAAGAATGCCGCAATGGGCCAGAAATTTGTGGACTTCGTGCTGTCTGCGGAAGGCCAGGCCGTACTGGCCAAGTACGGTTTCAGCAAACCCTGA
- a CDS encoding molybdopterin-binding protein, with translation MTTIPVRDAVGTVLCQDITRIEPGKSKGPVFRKGHVVRAEDIDILLSVGKEHLYVYEPRAGLVHENDAAERIVAAVGGKHLERTAPKEGRIDLKAACDGLLRIDVPTLTAINSLGEITVATLHSLHFVNRGRAVAGMRVIPLLIEDAKLQAMERLVTGPVIEILPLKSARVGVVTTGSEVYSGRIQDAFGPVLKKKFAALGSTVMGQMLTNDEERMTAEAIRTFLAQGADMVVVTGGMSVDPDDRTPSAIRASGADILSYGAPVYPGAMFLLAYAQGAAGRVPVLGLPGCVMYHKASIFDVVVPRLLAGLELKAEDIIALGHGGFCSQCPECHYPVCPFCK, from the coding sequence ATGACCACCATTCCCGTCCGCGACGCGGTCGGTACTGTTTTGTGCCAGGACATCACCCGCATCGAACCTGGCAAGAGCAAGGGCCCGGTTTTTCGCAAGGGCCATGTAGTGCGGGCGGAGGATATCGATATCCTGCTGAGTGTCGGCAAGGAACACCTGTATGTCTATGAGCCCCGGGCAGGCCTGGTGCACGAGAACGATGCCGCGGAGAGAATCGTGGCGGCGGTGGGCGGAAAGCATCTGGAGCGCACCGCGCCCAAGGAGGGCCGCATCGATCTCAAGGCCGCCTGCGACGGTCTCTTGCGCATCGATGTGCCCACACTGACCGCTATCAACAGTCTGGGCGAGATCACCGTGGCCACGCTGCACAGCCTGCACTTTGTCAACAGGGGCCGTGCCGTTGCCGGCATGCGCGTGATTCCCTTGCTGATCGAGGATGCCAAGCTGCAGGCCATGGAACGACTCGTTACCGGGCCGGTGATCGAAATCCTGCCCCTGAAGTCTGCACGAGTCGGCGTGGTGACCACGGGCAGCGAAGTGTACAGCGGCCGTATCCAGGATGCCTTTGGTCCGGTGCTGAAGAAAAAATTCGCCGCTCTGGGCAGCACGGTCATGGGGCAGATGCTCACGAACGACGAGGAGCGCATGACCGCGGAGGCTATCCGCACCTTTCTGGCCCAGGGCGCGGACATGGTGGTGGTAACGGGCGGCATGTCGGTCGATCCGGATGACCGCACCCCCAGCGCCATCCGCGCATCCGGCGCGGATATTCTCAGTTACGGCGCGCCGGTGTATCCGGGCGCCATGTTTCTCCTCGCGTACGCGCAGGGCGCGGCGGGCCGTGTGCCTGTTCTGGGCCTGCCCGGCTGCGTCATGTACCACAAGGCCAGCATTTTTGACGTGGTTGTCCCACGTTTGCTTGCCGGGCTCGAGCTCAAGGCTGAAGACATCATTGCCCTCGGCCACGGCGGCTTCTGTTCCCAGTGCCCGGAGTGCCACTATCCCGTTTGTCCGTTTTGCAAGTAG
- a CDS encoding TOBE domain-containing protein has translation MNISARNIWPGTVTHIETGAVNDVVSVKLRGGAVVTSVITKNSVQRLGLKEGSQAMVVIKASSVMLGLDIQPAKISARNVLPGTVKAIEPGVVNDVVTVDLAGGDLLCSVITANSVKRLDLAPGKLVVGIIKASEVMLATE, from the coding sequence ATGAACATCAGCGCAAGAAATATCTGGCCCGGCACGGTCACCCACATTGAGACGGGCGCGGTCAACGACGTGGTCAGCGTCAAACTGCGGGGCGGAGCGGTTGTGACTTCAGTCATTACCAAAAACTCGGTGCAGCGTCTGGGGCTGAAGGAAGGCAGCCAGGCCATGGTCGTGATCAAGGCCAGTTCGGTCATGCTGGGCCTGGACATCCAACCGGCAAAAATCTCGGCCCGCAACGTTCTGCCCGGCACGGTCAAGGCCATTGAGCCCGGCGTGGTCAACGACGTGGTCACCGTGGATCTGGCCGGCGGCGACCTGCTGTGTTCGGTCATTACCGCAAACAGCGTCAAGCGCCTGGATCTGGCCCCGGGCAAGCTGGTGGTGGGCATCATCAAGGCCTCGGAGGTCATGCTCGCCACGGAATAA
- the modB gene encoding molybdate ABC transporter permease subunit has protein sequence MPSLAGMDATAPVLWTPLRLSLQVAATATFFSFVAATLAAWRLSRTQGPVPAFLDALCSLPLVLPPTVLGYYLILLVGRRGVFGHWLNSVGINLIFTWQGAVIAATVVVFPLIYKSARAALEQVDRSLEDAARTLGASEWRVFVTVSLPLAWRGLFAGVMLAFARGMGEFGATLMIAGNIPGKTQTLALAIYDAFQAGEDARAALLVIVTSAVCVALLMSAELLMKLRRRH, from the coding sequence ATGCCCTCCCTTGCCGGCATGGATGCCACTGCCCCTGTTCTCTGGACGCCGCTGCGGCTTTCCCTCCAGGTGGCCGCGACGGCCACCTTTTTTTCCTTTGTGGCGGCCACACTGGCCGCTTGGCGCTTGTCCCGGACGCAAGGCCCTGTCCCTGCCTTCCTGGACGCGCTCTGCTCCCTGCCGCTGGTCCTGCCGCCCACCGTTTTGGGCTACTACCTGATTTTGCTGGTGGGCCGGCGCGGCGTCTTTGGGCACTGGCTGAACAGCGTGGGCATCAATCTGATTTTCACCTGGCAGGGGGCGGTGATCGCGGCCACGGTGGTGGTCTTTCCGCTGATCTACAAATCCGCCCGGGCGGCCCTGGAGCAGGTCGACCGCAGTCTGGAGGATGCGGCCCGCACCCTGGGCGCCTCGGAATGGCGTGTTTTCGTCACGGTGTCGCTGCCTCTGGCCTGGCGGGGTCTTTTTGCCGGCGTGATGCTGGCCTTTGCTCGGGGCATGGGCGAATTTGGCGCCACCCTGATGATCGCGGGCAACATTCCCGGCAAGACCCAGACCCTGGCACTGGCCATCTATGACGCCTTTCAGGCTGGCGAGGACGCCCGGGCGGCGCTGCTCGTCATCGTGACTTCGGCGGTGTGCGTCGCCCTGCTTATGTCTGCGGAACTGCTGATGAAACTGCGGAGGCGGCACTGA
- a CDS encoding molybdopterin-dependent aldehyde oxidoreductase, giving the protein METRTLVVNGVPQRVLVDLNDTLVDVLRNQLHITSVKIGCGKGQCGACTVLVDGKPTRACIVKMSRVNDNAALTTLEGVGTADRLHPLQHAWIFHGAAQCGFCTPGFILSAYALLQENKSPSREEVRDWFQKNHNVCRCTGYKPLVDAVMDAAALMRGDKRLEDLTWKMPADGRIWGSTMPRPSAVAKVTGSWEFGNDSALRMPQDTLHLALAQAKVSHANIKGIDTSEAEKMPGVYRVLTHKDVKGKNRITGLITFPDNKGDGWDRPILNDKKIFQYGDALAIVCADTEKHARAAADKVKFDLELLPEYMNAPEAMAPDAIEIHPGTPNVYYEPVEEKGADTKPFFDDPNNVVVEGSYYTQRQPHLPIEPDVGFGYINEKGQVVIHSKSVGIHLHALMIAPGLGLKFPEELVVVQNPTGGTFGYKFSPTMEALLGVAIMATGRPCHLNYNYEQQQNYTGKRSPFWTNVRMAANREGKILAMETDWTCDHGPYSEFGDLLTLRGAQYIGAGYGIANIRGKGRTVATNHCWGAAFRGYGAPESEFPSEVLMDELAEKLGMDPFDLREKNCYRPGDTTPTGQTPEVFSLPEMFQKMRPYYEASKKRVRERSTAEVKRGVGLSLGVYGAGLDGPDSSEAWVELNPDGSVTVGNSWEDHGQGADSGTLGTAHEALRPLNIEPDQIHMVMNDTSKTPNSGPAGGSRSQVLTGNAIRVACQMLVEGMKKPGGGFYTYDELKAAGKPVHFDGKWTQPATNCDAKSQGSPFANYMYGLFLTEVAVEVASGKSTVEKLVCVTDIGKLCNKLIVDGQIYGGLAQGVGLALSEDYEDLKKHATIGGAGIPTIKMIPDDMEIVYVQTPRKDGTFGASGVGEMPLTAPHAAIINAIYHACGARVTHLPARPEKVLAAMPKK; this is encoded by the coding sequence ATGGAAACAAGAACCCTGGTCGTCAACGGCGTGCCCCAGCGTGTCCTGGTCGATCTGAACGACACCCTGGTGGATGTGCTGCGCAACCAACTGCACATCACCAGCGTCAAGATCGGCTGCGGCAAGGGCCAGTGCGGCGCCTGCACCGTGCTTGTCGATGGCAAGCCGACCCGCGCCTGCATTGTCAAGATGAGCCGCGTAAACGACAACGCGGCTCTCACCACGCTGGAAGGCGTCGGAACCGCGGACCGCCTGCATCCCCTGCAGCACGCGTGGATTTTCCACGGTGCGGCGCAGTGCGGCTTCTGCACGCCCGGCTTCATCCTTTCCGCCTATGCCCTGTTGCAGGAAAACAAGAGCCCCAGCCGTGAAGAAGTGCGCGACTGGTTCCAGAAAAACCACAATGTCTGCCGGTGCACGGGCTACAAGCCGCTGGTCGATGCGGTCATGGACGCTGCCGCCCTTATGCGCGGCGACAAGCGCCTTGAAGATCTGACCTGGAAGATGCCCGCCGACGGCCGCATCTGGGGCAGCACCATGCCACGGCCAAGTGCGGTGGCCAAGGTCACGGGTTCCTGGGAATTCGGCAACGATTCCGCGCTGCGAATGCCTCAGGACACCCTGCATCTGGCCCTGGCCCAGGCCAAGGTTTCCCATGCCAACATCAAGGGCATCGACACCTCCGAAGCCGAAAAAATGCCCGGCGTTTACCGCGTCCTGACCCACAAGGACGTGAAGGGCAAGAACCGCATCACCGGCCTCATCACCTTCCCCGACAACAAGGGCGACGGCTGGGACAGGCCCATTCTGAACGACAAGAAAATCTTCCAGTACGGCGACGCCCTGGCCATCGTCTGCGCCGACACCGAGAAACATGCCCGCGCCGCCGCGGACAAGGTCAAATTCGATCTCGAGCTTTTGCCCGAGTACATGAACGCTCCGGAAGCCATGGCCCCGGACGCCATCGAAATCCACCCGGGCACGCCGAACGTCTACTATGAACCGGTGGAGGAAAAGGGCGCGGACACCAAGCCCTTCTTCGACGACCCGAACAACGTGGTGGTGGAAGGCAGCTACTACACGCAGCGCCAACCCCATCTGCCGATCGAGCCTGATGTCGGTTTCGGCTACATCAACGAGAAGGGTCAGGTGGTCATCCACTCCAAGTCGGTCGGCATCCACCTGCACGCCCTGATGATCGCCCCCGGCCTGGGCCTGAAGTTCCCCGAGGAGCTCGTCGTGGTCCAGAATCCCACGGGCGGCACCTTTGGCTACAAGTTCAGCCCGACCATGGAAGCCCTCCTGGGCGTGGCGATCATGGCGACCGGCAGGCCCTGCCATCTGAACTACAACTACGAGCAGCAGCAGAACTACACCGGCAAGCGTTCGCCCTTCTGGACCAACGTGCGCATGGCGGCCAACAGGGAGGGCAAGATCCTGGCCATGGAGACGGACTGGACCTGCGACCACGGCCCCTATTCCGAGTTCGGCGATCTGCTCACCCTGCGCGGCGCCCAGTATATCGGCGCTGGTTACGGCATTGCCAATATCCGCGGCAAGGGCCGTACCGTGGCCACCAACCACTGCTGGGGCGCGGCCTTCCGCGGCTACGGCGCGCCGGAGTCGGAGTTTCCCTCCGAAGTGCTGATGGACGAGCTGGCCGAGAAGCTGGGCATGGATCCCTTCGATCTGCGTGAGAAGAACTGCTACCGCCCGGGCGACACCACCCCGACCGGACAGACGCCGGAGGTCTTCAGTCTGCCCGAGATGTTCCAGAAGATGCGGCCCTACTATGAGGCGTCCAAGAAGCGGGTCAGGGAACGCTCCACCGCAGAGGTCAAACGCGGCGTGGGCCTGTCTTTGGGCGTTTACGGCGCCGGTCTGGACGGCCCGGATTCTTCCGAGGCCTGGGTCGAATTGAACCCGGATGGCAGCGTGACGGTGGGCAACTCCTGGGAAGATCACGGCCAGGGCGCGGATTCCGGTACCCTGGGCACGGCCCATGAGGCCCTGCGGCCCCTGAACATCGAGCCGGATCAGATTCATATGGTGATGAACGACACCAGCAAGACCCCGAACTCCGGCCCGGCCGGCGGTTCCCGCTCCCAGGTGCTCACCGGCAACGCCATCCGCGTGGCCTGCCAGATGCTGGTTGAGGGCATGAAGAAACCGGGCGGCGGCTTCTACACCTACGACGAGTTGAAGGCTGCCGGCAAGCCGGTGCACTTCGACGGCAAGTGGACGCAGCCTGCCACGAACTGCGACGCCAAAAGCCAGGGCTCGCCCTTTGCCAACTACATGTACGGCCTGTTCCTGACCGAGGTCGCGGTCGAGGTCGCAAGCGGCAAGAGCACGGTGGAGAAGTTGGTCTGCGTGACTGACATCGGCAAACTGTGCAACAAACTCATTGTTGACGGTCAGATCTATGGCGGTCTGGCCCAGGGAGTGGGCCTGGCCCTGAGTGAAGACTATGAGGATCTGAAGAAGCACGCCACCATTGGCGGCGCCGGTATACCCACCATCAAGATGATTCCTGATGACATGGAGATCGTTTATGTGCAAACGCCCAGAAAGGATGGCACCTTTGGCGCCTCCGGCGTGGGCGAAATGCCTCTGACCGCTCCCCATGCAGCCATCATCAATGCCATCTATCACGCCTGTGGCGCCCGCGTGACCCATCTGCCCGCCCGCCCGGAGAAGGTGCTGGCAGCCATGCCGAAAAAGTAA
- a CDS encoding ATP-binding cassette domain-containing protein — MLSLSLIKEFRHVAAPFRLEVRYDIGDQHKSAVLFGSSGSGKTLTLQCIAGLVRPDAGYIRVAARTLYDSGTRVFVPVQERKIGYMFQAYALFPHLTLLQNVAYARSGALGLVVRGPERERAQAMLERFAIGGLGDHYPAQLSGGQQQRAALARALNADPQLLLLDEPFSALDPLLRDRLRHELLEMLSTLTIPTIIITHDPDDVDEFAGALVLYNRGRAQSIPDYPALRAAFPSAGACLRHLQASTQ; from the coding sequence ATGCTTTCGCTCAGCCTGATCAAGGAGTTTCGCCATGTTGCCGCACCCTTTCGCCTGGAGGTGCGCTACGACATCGGCGACCAACACAAGAGCGCTGTGCTCTTCGGATCCTCGGGCTCGGGCAAGACGCTGACCCTGCAGTGCATCGCGGGGCTGGTCCGGCCGGATGCCGGATATATCCGCGTGGCTGCGCGCACGCTCTACGACAGCGGGACCCGTGTCTTTGTGCCGGTGCAGGAACGGAAGATCGGCTACATGTTTCAGGCCTACGCCCTCTTTCCGCACCTGACGCTGCTGCAGAACGTGGCCTATGCCCGTTCCGGCGCTCTGGGCCTTGTGGTGAGAGGCCCGGAGCGGGAGCGGGCGCAGGCCATGCTGGAACGCTTCGCCATCGGCGGGCTGGGGGATCATTATCCGGCCCAGCTTTCCGGCGGGCAGCAGCAGCGTGCGGCGCTGGCCCGGGCGCTCAATGCCGATCCGCAACTGCTCCTTCTGGACGAGCCCTTTTCCGCACTGGATCCCCTGCTTCGGGACCGCCTGCGTCACGAGCTGTTGGAAATGCTCTCCACCCTCACCATTCCCACCATCATCATCACCCACGACCCGGACGACGTGGACGAGTTCGCGGGCGCATTGGTGCTCTACAACAGGGGCCGGGCGCAAAGCATCCCGGATTATCCCGCCCTGCGGGCGGCCTTTCCTTCCGCCGGGGCCTGTCTGCGGCACCTGCAGGCCAGCACGCAGTAA